Part of the Buchnera aphidicola (Mindarus keteleerifoliae) genome, ATGCTATTCCAATGATTGCTGTAGGTATAGGACTATATTTATTATTTTCAGTAGCGTAAGAATCAATATTTAAAAAAATGATTTATTCGATTTGGAAAAAATTATGAGTTATAAAAAAAATAATTTTGGAAAATAAAGAGGAAAATAAAATGGACTTAAATGCAACGATTTTAGGTCAAACTATTTCATTTATTTTTTTTGTTTGGTTCTGTATGAAATACATATGGCCTCCAATTATTGAAACAATAGAAGAAAGAAAAAAAGAAATTCAAAATGGTTTAATATATTCAAAAGAAGCAAAAAAAAAGTTATTAGCAATTAAAGAAAACAAAAAAAAGAAAATTTTTCTTGCTCAAGAAAAGGCAAATATTATTTTGAAAAAAGCCAATGAAGAATATAGAAAAATTTTAGAATTTGCTAAAAAAAAAGCAGAAAAAGAAAAACAGAAAATTATTAAAGAAGCTTCTTTAACAATAGAAATAAAACAAAAAAAAATTTGCGAAGAATTAAAAAATAATGCAAGTACATTAGCTATTACTATAGCAGAAAAGATAATTAGGAAATCTATGAATGAATCTAAAAACAATATTTTCATAAAAAAATATATTTCAAATTTAAAAGGAGAGTAGAAATAATATATGGTTAATGGAGATACTATTTCTAGACCTTATGCAAAAGCAATTTTTGAATTTTCTGTTGAATCAAATCAAATTGATTATTGGGAAAAGAAATTGTTTTTTTTTTCAAAAGTATCGGAATCGAAAATAATAAAAAAGATTCTTTTAAGCGGATATTCATATAAGTATATAATAAAAGTATTTTCTATTGCTTGTGAAAAAAAATTGGGAAAAATTGAAAAAAAAATAATTTATTTATTAGCTATCAATAAACGGTTGATTTATTTAAAAAATATTTTTTCTTTTTTTTTAAAATATAAAAATCAACATAATAACATTATTAAAGTTGATTTAATTTCTCCTTTCAATTTATCTAATAGCAATATGAATAATATTTCGAATTTTCTTAAAAAAAAATTTTCTAAAAATATTACTTTAAATTTAATTGTAGATATCTCTATCATTGGAGGGATAATAATTAAAGTAGATGATCTTGTTATAGATAATTCTTTGCAAACGTATTTAAAGCAATTAAAACATATTTTACATGCTTAATTAATATTTAAGAGAAAAATAGTATATGGAATTGAATTCTACTGAAATCAGCGAATTAATTAAAAAAAGAATAACTAATTTTGAAATCAGCAATATCACTCAAAATGAAGGCACAATAATTTCTGTAAGTGATGGGATAATTCAAATTTATGGTTTATCTAATGTTATGCAAGGGGAGATGATAGAAATAGCCAATTGTCAATATGCCATAGCTTTGAATTTAGAAAGGGATACTGTTGGAGCAGTTGTA contains:
- a CDS encoding F0F1 ATP synthase subunit delta; its protein translation is MVNGDTISRPYAKAIFEFSVESNQIDYWEKKLFFFSKVSESKIIKKILLSGYSYKYIIKVFSIACEKKLGKIEKKIIYLLAINKRLIYLKNIFSFFLKYKNQHNNIIKVDLISPFNLSNSNMNNISNFLKKKFSKNITLNLIVDISIIGGIIIKVDDLVIDNSLQTYLKQLKHILHA
- a CDS encoding F0F1 ATP synthase subunit B, whose amino-acid sequence is MDLNATILGQTISFIFFVWFCMKYIWPPIIETIEERKKEIQNGLIYSKEAKKKLLAIKENKKKKIFLAQEKANIILKKANEEYRKILEFAKKKAEKEKQKIIKEASLTIEIKQKKICEELKNNASTLAITIAEKIIRKSMNESKNNIFIKKYISNLKGE